A single genomic interval of Macadamia integrifolia cultivar HAES 741 chromosome 6, SCU_Mint_v3, whole genome shotgun sequence harbors:
- the LOC122081831 gene encoding salutaridine reductase-like — protein sequence MTGTNTNSASKRLAVVTGANKGIGLEICRQLASNGVAVVLTARDENRGVEAVEKLKGSGLSDVVFHQLEVTDPASIASLALFIKTQFGKLDILVNNAGVNGAIFDDAGLAAIMAVGDSQEVRAAKFKQLARQTCETGLECLQVNYYGTKKVTEALLPLLQLSDSPRIVNVSSSQGKLQRISHTWVKEVLSDIDGLTEERVDEALTKYLKDFREGLIDTQGWPAYSISKAALNTYTRILSKKLPKFRINCVGPGFVKTDLNCNTGEFTVEEGAAGPVKLALLTDDGPSGLFFYQKEVSSF from the exons ATGACAGGCACCAACACAAACTCTGCATCAAAGAG ATTGGCAGTTGTTACGGGGGCCAATAAGGGGATTGGATTGGAGATATGTCGCCAGTTAGCCTCCAACGGTGTAGCAGTGGTTTTGACAGCCAGAGATGAGAACAGAGGTGTTGAAGCTGTTGAGAAGCTCAAAGGGTCTGGACTATCTGATGTGGTTTTTCATCAACTGGAAGTGACGGACCCTGCTAGTATCGCTTCCCTTGCTCTCTTCATCAAAACCCAGTTTGGAAAGCTTGATATCTTG GTGAACAACGCAGGTGTCAATGGAGCCATATTTGATGATGCTGGTCTCGCAGCAATAATGGCAGTGGGTGATTCT CAAGAAGTTAGGGCAGCTAAATTTAAGCAACTGGCAAGGCAAACTTGTGAGACGGGCCTGGAATGTCTACAAGTGAACTACTATGGCACCAAAAAAGTGACTGAagcacttcttcctctccttcagtTATCGGATTCGCCAAGAATTGTGaatgtttcttcttctcaagGGAAGCTACAG AGAATCTCACACACCTGGGTTAAAGAAGTGCTAAGTGATATAGATGGTCTCACAGAAGAGAGAGTGGATGAGGCACTGACCAAGTATCTAAAGGATTTCAGGGAGGGTTTAATAGATACTCAAGGCTGGCCTGCCTATAGTATATCCAAAGCAGCTTTGAATACCTACACAAGGATTCTATCAAAAAAGTTGCCCAAATTCCGGATAAATTGTGTTGGCCCGGGTTTTGTTAAGACTGACCTTAACTGCAACACAGGAGAATTTACTGTTGAAGAAGGTGCAGCAGGTCCTGTAAAGTTGGCTTTGTTGACTGATGATGGCCCTTCTGGGCTATTCTTTTATCAGAAGGAAGTGTCTTCTTTCTGA
- the LOC122081830 gene encoding (+)-neomenthol dehydrogenase-like, which translates to MTGTNTNSASKRLAVVTGANKGIGLEICRQLASNGVAVVLTARDENRGVEAVEKLKGSGLSDVVFHQLEVTDPASIASLALFIKTQFGKLDILVNNAGVNGAIFDDAGLAAIMAVGDSQEVRAAKFRQLVRQTCETGPECLQVNYYGTKKVTEALLPLLQLSDSPRIVNVSSSQGKLQNISVTWAKDVLSDTDGLTEERVDEAVNKYLKEFKEGLIETKGGPAYCMSKAVLNAYTRILSKKFPKFRINCVCPGYVKSDFNLNTGKFTIEEGAAGPVKLALLPDDGPSGLFFFQKEVTSFD; encoded by the exons ATGACAGGCACCAACACAAACTCTGCATCAAAGAG ATTGGCAGTTGTTACAGGGGCCAATAAAGGGATTGGATTGGAGATATGTCGCCAGTTAGCCTCCAACGGTGTAGCAGTGGTTTTGACAGCCAGAGATGAGAACAGGGGTGTTGAAGCTGTTGAGAAGCTCAAAGGGTCTGGACTATCTGATGTGGTTTTTCATCAACTGGAAGTGACGGACCCTGCTAGTATTGCTTCCCTTGCTCTCTTCATCAAAACCCAGTTTGGAAAGCTTGATATCTTG GTGAACAATGCAGGTGTCAATGGAGCCATATTTGATGATGCTGGTCTCGCAGCAATAATGGCAGTGGGTGATTCT CAAGAAGTTAGGGCAGCTAAATTTAGGCAACTGGTAAGGCAAACTTGTGAGACGGGCCCGGAATGTCTACAAGTGAACTACTATGGCACCAAAAAAGTGACTGAagcacttcttcctctccttcagtTATCGGATTCGCCAAGAATTGTGaatgtttcttcttctcaagGGAAGCTACAG AACATCTCAGTCACCTGGGCTAAGGATGTGCTAAGTGATACTGATGGCCTCACAGAAGAGAGAGTGGATGAAGCAGTGAACAAGTATCTTAAGGAATTCAAGGAGGGTTTAATAGAAACTAAAGGCGGGCCTGCATATTGCATGTCCAAAGCAGTTTTGAATGCCTACACAAGGATTCTATCAAAAAAGTTTCCCAAATTCCGGATAAATTGCGTCTGCCCAGGTTATGTCAAATCTGATTTTAACCTCAACACAGGGAAATTTACTATTGAAGAAGGTGCAGCAGGTCCTGTTAAGTTGGCTTTGCTGCCTGATGATGGCCCTTCTGGGCTATTCTTTTTCCAGAAGGAAGTGACTTCCTTTGATTGA
- the LOC122081833 gene encoding salutaridine reductase-like: MAETNTNSTSKRLAVVTGANKGIGLEICRQLASNGVAVVLTARDEKKGVEAVEKLKGSGLSDVVFHQLDVKDPARIASLGHFIKTHFGKLDILVNNAAVSGIKIDDDACEALMTIDASQEVKEAKFRQLARQTYETAQECVQANYYGTKRVTEALLPILQLSDSPRIVNVSSSSGRLQVLVSNLIL; this comes from the exons ATGGCAGAGACCAACACAAATTCTACATCAAAGAG ATTAGCAGTTGTTACAGGAGCCAATAAAGGGATTGGATTGGAGATATGTCGCCAATTAGCCTCCAATGGTGTAGCAGTGGTTTTGACAGCCAGAGATGAGAAGAAAGGTGTTGAAGCTGTTGAGAAGCTCAAAGGGTCTGGACTATCTGATGTGGTTTTTCATCAGCTGGATGTGAAGGACCCTGCTAGAATTGCTTCCCTAGGTCATTTCATCAAAACCCATTTTGGAAAGCTTGATATCTTG GTGAACAATGCAGCTGTCTCTGGAATCAAAATAGATGATGATGCTTGTGAAGCCCTAATGACAATAGATGCTTCT CAAGAAGTTAAGGAAGCTAAATTTAGACAACTGGCAAGGCAAACATATGAGACGGCCCAAGAATGTGTACAAGCAAACTACTATGGAACCAAAAGAGTGACTGAAGCACTTCTTCCTATCCTTCAGTTATCTGATTCACCGAGAATTGTAAATGTTTCTTCCTCATCAGGGAGGCTACAGGTACTGGTATCGAACCTGATCTTGTAA